The following coding sequences lie in one Thermodesulforhabdaceae bacterium genomic window:
- a CDS encoding carboxypeptidase M32, with product MITSLEAYEKLLKWSREIAIIQNVIELIEWDQRCYMPPKAYKHRAEQIKFLTAEKHRRLMNEQVKEWIEQAEEAFYDADPHSVERANLREWQRWHEKATKVPTELAEEIARVTSEAETIWENARKNNDWKSFEPYLDRIFSLKTKEADALGYDKEPYDALFDEFEPSFTTEDFDAIVGSTLPELKRLLEMVMKSQEKIDSSCLYRHFPVPLQEKFGRLVAKKLGYDFDAGRLDMTAHPFTTSPGPDDVRITTRYSEQDFSLAFFGIVHEVGHALYDQGLEKEHWGTPAGMPVSLGVHESQSRFWENIIARSYSFWKFWYPSLLQHFPILTDVSMETFWKALNRVYPSLIRIQADELTYAFHIIIRYEIERDVLKGRIKVSDLPDCWNEKMENYLGCKPSTFAEGVLQDVHWSAGLIGYFPTYLLGNIYAAQLTATMEANLGGSIDEFVGSGLFGIILGWLRENIHKKGSRFTSKELILEVTGSPPNPEYFLGYLKKKLGVVYGF from the coding sequence ATGATAACCTCCCTAGAAGCATATGAAAAACTTTTGAAATGGAGTCGTGAGATTGCCATAATACAAAATGTCATAGAACTTATTGAGTGGGATCAGCGTTGTTATATGCCACCAAAAGCTTATAAACACCGAGCCGAACAAATTAAGTTTCTTACAGCCGAAAAACACCGACGTTTGATGAACGAACAGGTCAAAGAATGGATTGAACAGGCTGAGGAGGCTTTTTACGATGCAGATCCCCACAGTGTAGAACGGGCAAATCTTAGGGAATGGCAAAGATGGCATGAGAAAGCAACAAAAGTGCCCACAGAGCTTGCAGAAGAAATTGCCAGAGTTACATCCGAAGCCGAAACCATATGGGAAAACGCCAGAAAGAATAACGATTGGAAAAGTTTTGAACCCTATTTAGACCGCATTTTTTCGTTAAAGACTAAAGAAGCAGATGCTCTGGGTTACGATAAAGAACCCTATGATGCTTTATTTGACGAATTTGAGCCGTCTTTCACAACAGAAGACTTCGATGCTATAGTGGGTTCTACGCTCCCAGAACTTAAAAGGCTTCTTGAGATGGTCATGAAAAGCCAAGAAAAGATTGATTCTTCCTGCCTTTATCGTCACTTTCCTGTGCCCCTTCAAGAAAAGTTCGGTCGTCTTGTAGCAAAAAAGCTTGGCTACGATTTTGACGCAGGACGGCTTGATATGACTGCTCACCCTTTCACCACATCACCTGGTCCAGATGACGTTAGAATAACCACTCGATACAGCGAACAGGACTTTTCTCTTGCTTTTTTCGGTATCGTCCACGAAGTTGGTCACGCCCTCTATGACCAGGGACTTGAAAAGGAACACTGGGGCACTCCAGCCGGCATGCCTGTATCTCTAGGTGTTCATGAATCTCAGTCTCGCTTTTGGGAAAATATAATAGCAAGGTCTTACTCCTTCTGGAAATTCTGGTACCCTTCTCTTTTACAACATTTTCCTATCCTAACAGATGTGTCCATGGAGACTTTCTGGAAAGCTTTAAATCGAGTATATCCTTCTCTGATAAGGATCCAGGCAGATGAATTAACCTACGCCTTTCACATTATAATTCGTTATGAAATTGAGCGAGATGTTTTGAAGGGTCGCATTAAAGTGTCTGATCTTCCTGACTGCTGGAATGAAAAAATGGAAAATTATCTAGGTTGCAAGCCATCAACCTTCGCAGAAGGGGTTCTTCAAGACGTGCACTGGAGCGCTGGGCTTATAGGGTATTTCCCAACTTACCTGCTCGGAAACATTTACGCAGCCCAACTTACTGCTACAATGGAAGCAAATCTAGGCGGAAGTATTGATGAATTTGTCGGAAGCGGATTATTTGGAATCATTCTTGGGTGGCTTAGAGAAAATATCCATAAAAAGGGGAGTCGATTTACGTCCAAAGAACTTATTTTGGAAGTGACAGGTTCGCCGCCAAATCCGGAATATTTTCTAGGGTATCTTAAAAAGAAACTCGGTGTGGTATATGGGTTTTAA
- the cobO gene encoding cob(I)yrinic acid a,c-diamide adenosyltransferase: MTEERKGLLIVFTGEGKGKTTAALGMILRAAGHGMRVGLFQFIKGRWHPGELEALSLLPTVEVVRFGDGFTRRKKDLSRDSELVKEGWGRAKDAIYNRLYDMIILDEINYVLHRGFLDIEEVQETLKDRPSEVHVVLTGRYAPEPIVQVADMVTEMRQVKHHFRDKGVRAQKGIEF, encoded by the coding sequence GTGACCGAAGAGCGCAAGGGATTATTGATCGTTTTCACGGGCGAGGGCAAGGGAAAAACGACTGCTGCCCTTGGTATGATTCTTAGAGCGGCTGGTCATGGAATGCGAGTAGGACTTTTTCAGTTTATCAAAGGTAGATGGCATCCTGGTGAGTTGGAAGCATTGTCTCTGCTTCCCACTGTTGAAGTTGTTCGTTTTGGAGACGGATTTACAAGAAGAAAGAAGGATCTATCCAGGGATTCCGAGCTTGTAAAAGAAGGCTGGGGGCGGGCTAAGGATGCAATTTACAACCGTCTCTACGACATGATCATTCTCGATGAAATTAATTATGTTCTTCACCGAGGTTTTCTAGACATAGAAGAAGTCCAAGAAACCTTGAAGGATCGTCCTTCCGAAGTCCACGTGGTGCTTACGGGTCGTTATGCTCCTGAACCAATTGTTCAAGTTGCCGACATGGTAACGGAGATGCGACAAGTAAAGCACCACTTTCGAGATAAAGGTGTAAGGGCTCAAAAGGGGATCGAATTCTAA
- a CDS encoding LD-carboxypeptidase, producing MALSFDWVPNVVPTKKAASKNSKPLAHSLEPKIPTGATIALVAPAGIFNSDAFETSLQILHAQGYSAMYSKRIWNCRKDVCGIEWERVLDIIEFMKSPSVDAIWCIRGGYGSSQILRWLPNLPWDQKPVIGYSDISFLHFFIHSTTEAITFHGPNFIELATMSQENQSEIFSQLRGETSFSWSFDQSQVLRHGATQGKIIGGNLTCLAHLLGTPYLTIEAFHQTILFIEDINEKPYRIDRMLVHLRDAGIMDHICGLLIGNFTGCGEYKTDLKERILRICAPYHFPIVEGFPVGHGIPQTIIPMGIKVCLNTLEGILSSL from the coding sequence ATGGCTCTCAGCTTTGATTGGGTTCCAAACGTCGTTCCGACTAAGAAGGCAGCATCCAAAAATTCAAAACCATTAGCTCACTCTTTAGAACCTAAAATCCCCACTGGAGCAACCATAGCTCTTGTTGCTCCCGCCGGGATTTTTAATTCAGACGCCTTTGAAACATCGTTACAAATACTCCATGCTCAAGGCTATTCTGCTATGTATTCCAAGCGCATATGGAATTGCAGAAAAGACGTTTGTGGCATTGAATGGGAACGGGTTTTAGATATTATCGAATTTATGAAATCCCCATCAGTCGATGCAATCTGGTGCATCAGAGGTGGTTACGGAAGTAGCCAGATACTGCGATGGTTACCAAATCTTCCCTGGGATCAAAAACCCGTTATTGGTTATAGCGATATTTCTTTTTTGCATTTTTTTATTCATTCAACCACCGAAGCCATCACATTTCATGGTCCAAATTTTATTGAATTGGCCACAATGAGCCAAGAAAACCAAAGTGAAATCTTTTCACAACTCCGAGGCGAAACCAGTTTTTCCTGGTCTTTTGACCAATCTCAGGTTCTTAGACATGGTGCCACACAAGGTAAAATAATAGGTGGCAACCTAACATGCCTTGCCCATCTTCTTGGAACTCCCTATTTGACAATTGAGGCTTTTCATCAAACTATACTTTTCATTGAAGACATCAACGAAAAACCCTACCGAATTGACAGAATGTTAGTCCATTTAAGAGACGCTGGAATAATGGATCACATTTGTGGGCTACTTATCGGGAACTTTACCGGATGCGGTGAATATAAAACTGACCTAAAAGAACGGATTCTACGGATCTGTGCTCCCTACCACTTTCCTATAGTTGAAGGCTTTCCGGTAGGACACGGAATCCCGCAAACAATCATTCCTATGGGCATTAAAGTTTGTTTGAATACCCTGGAAGGTATTTTGTCATCGCTATAA